The stretch of DNA GGCGGTATACCGGATATCATCAAGAATAAAAGAAATGGATATCTTGTTGAACCTAAAAACCCACAAGAAATTGCAGAAAAAATCCAATATCTGATCAATAACTCTCAGATGCGCAAGATCATATCCGAACAAAATAAAATGGACAGTCAGAGATACAACTGGAACAATATCGTTCAAAATTTGGATTCTCTCTATTCGAAAGTATTAAAAACAGATTAAGTCTATCCTATGCCAGATCGCCAACCTATATTCCGTTATCCTCCATCTCGACTACATTACAGACGACTAAACTCCTAAACTCTGCAGTAACAACAGTGATGACATTCATCGTTCAGACTCTCTGATAATAATATCCAGCACGAACCGCTATCTCACCATTGAATATCCCTCGGACATCAATAAGAACAGGGCTTTCATTCATGAAACTCCCTATATCATCCAGAGACATCTTCCTGAACCGGTCATGGGCGACGACCACAATGACACAGTCCATTCTGATATTCAAATTGTCCACAGTCTTTACACCAAAGCCCTCAATCTGATCGTCTGACAGAAGTGGATCATAACCATAAACGTCCACATCGAACTCCTTGAGTTCGTGGATCATCTCGCTGACCGGGCTCTCCCTGGTGTCCGGGACGTTCTCCTTGTAGGTGAGGCCCATGATCAGTACCTTCGAGTCCCTGATCACCTTGCCAGCCCGGTTCAACTCCTTGATCGCCATATCGGCGACATGCCCGGGCATGGAGTCGTTGATCGCACGCCCGGCCAGGATCACTTGGGGGTGGTAGCCGAGTTCCTGCGCCTTGTAGACGAGGTAGTAGGGGTCGACCGGGATGCAGTGGCCGCCGACGAGGCCGGGGCGGTACTGGTGGAAGTTCCATTTGGTGCCGGCAGCCTTTATGACCTCCTGGGTGTCGATGCCCATCTTGTGGAAGATGAGAGAGAGTTCGTTCATAAGGGCGATGTTCAGGTCGCGCTGTATGTTTTCGATCACCTTCGCCGCCTCGGCAGTCCTGATGTCGGGGGCGCGGTAGACGGTGGTGATGAGGCCGTAGAGGTCGGCCAGGGTGTCGCCGGACTCGGTGTCCATGCCTGCGACGATCTTGGTGATCTTCGCGAGTTCGTGGGCTTCGTCTCCGGGGTTGATCCGCTCGGGGGAGTAGCCGACCTTGAAGTCCTTCCCGCAGACAAGGCCTGACTCCTGTTCGAGGATTGGCCTGACAATCTCGTCGGTGACACCGGGGTACACCGTCGACTCCAGGACGACGATCGCACCGGGCTTGAGGTTATGGCCGACAGTGTGCGCCGCCGACTCGACAAAGTATAGGTCCGGCTCCTTGGTCTTCTTCACCGGCGTCGGGACGCAGATGGAGACGAAGTCCGCCTTTTTGATCTCTTTTGGATCTGAGGTCACGTGCAGCGGTGCCTTGGTAGTCTCGGCGATGTGCCGCGCTTTTTCCTCGACGATCTCGTAGCCGATGGTGTTGATCTTCTGTGCAAATGCTTCTGCAAGGGGCAGGCCTACATAGCCGAGCCCGACGACGCAGACGGTCTTATCCTTCAGTGATTCCTGAACCATGCGATTGTCTCCTTGAGTCCTGCTTTGAGGTCATACTGCGGTGCATACCCGAACGCTGCCTGTGCCCGGGAGATGTCGGCGAGGGAGTCCCGCACGTCGCCCGGTCGGGGCGCTTCGTGGACCGGTTCGACGTCTGTGCCCACGATCTCCATGATGGTGCGGGCGAGCGTCAGGAGGTCGATCCGCTCCCCGCAGGCGATGTTGAAGGCGCCCTGCGCATCGTTCTCCATCGATTTTATGTTGGCCTGGACGACGTTTTTGATATAGGTGAAGTCGCGGGTCTGTCCTCCGTCGCCGTAGATCACCGGCGGCCGGCCGGCCAGGATCTGCTTCACGAAGTTCGGGATGACCGCGGCGTACTGGGAGTTCGGGTCCTGGTGCGGGCCGAAGACATTGAAGTACCTGAGGCAGACGGTCTGGAGGCCGTAGAGGTCGGAGAAGACCGACGCATAGTACTCGTCGGCGATCTTCGAGACGGCGTACGGGGAGAGGGGGCTCGGGATCATGCCCTCGTGCTTCGGGAGGGTGGGTGTGTTGCCGTAGACCGACGAAGAGGAGGCCATCACGACCTTCCTGACGCCTGCGTCGCGGGCCGCGAGGAGGACGTTTAAGGTGCCGGTGACATTTGCCTCATGCGTTGCCATCGGGTTCTTTACGGAGCGCTGGACGCTCGGGAGGGCGGCCTGGTGGAAGACGCCGTCGGCGTCCGTGAAGAGATTCTCAAGGAGGGGTGTGTCGTTGATGTCGCCCCTGACGAATGCCACATCTCCCCTCTTGATGAGCCCTTGGAGATTCTCCATCCGCCCAGTGGAAATATTGTCAAGGATGATCACGTCATGGTGTTGCGCAAGTTCTTCAGAGAGGTTTGAACCTATAAACCCGGCGCCTCCGGTGATTATATATTTCATATGTACCTCATAATTCACGGAATTATTATACATACTATGCTAGTTACTCATTTAATATGCATTGCGAATTAGGCCAATCAAACGAAATATTGGCTGGTATGAAAATAATCCTATGAATATGTAGAGCATCCTCTAGAACAGCATGCTTCTCTTTGATCCCGGTCATCACTCGGCGTTCAACTTCCTGATGATATATACTGCCTGAGTGAGGATTTGAATCTGATATTCCGCGGTTCTTTGATCACAAATAGTAATTTTCGTACTCCTTCCCAAGCAACCGGAGTATCTCCCACAACTCTGGAGTCATATTGGTAACAAGCACTGTCACGCCCTCCGCTGCCCGGAACCTCAGTTCCCTGACTCCCTGGAAGAGGAAGAACGTCCATTTCAGGGTCAGGTTCTAGGTCTACTTCTTCGTCTGTCCGATCACTTTTTCACTGGATTTATGCAGTTTTATCCTCAAACTGAACTCTTTAATCGAATAGATAAACAGACCGAGAACTATGATCATCGCCAGTGCCTAGATCCGGGATGGCTTCTTGAGAAAGATCTCCGCCAGCATGAACGAGAGATCCTTGAGAAAGTGGAATCCAGTTCTACCGCGCCCTGCTCCTTGTAGTTTTTCAGGAGTTCATCGTTACACCGCTGATGACATGAGTCACCGGCAGAAAATATTTGACGATGGAGAAGGAATGGTCAGCCAAGGAGACAGGGCACAGACAAATTATAGAAGATCTGAAACACTACAAAAAGTATTTCCTCGAAAGGAAAGAACGCATCAGCAAACAGACACAATGGATTCAAACCAGATTATCCTTCTCTACGTTATGCCGCCCGACAAACGGGTAGTGAAATGCGCAAGCCATATGCGTGAAAAGGCGCACGTGTGGTTCCTGGAAGGGGGGAGGAGGCAACATCCTCTCCCTATTCGACGAAGGAATGATCAAGCAAGGGGACAGGGCTCAGACAAATTACAAAAGATTTGATACACTCCCGATTAGTGCGAAAGGTGGGATTCATACTCCTGACACGTACGTGATTCAACAGAGCGGATTTTATATACGACCCAACCCGATGGGTGAATTATATCTAGAATTTCGTATTTAGATTCTATATAATTTATAATGTGTTCTAAATCGTAAATCCAAGAGTATGTCGAGTCAGCTCTTTGATTTATCCACTTTTCTCTCTTTGTATTATTAATTGGGGGAACTATTGCATTTGTGTGTGAAGTATCAATTATTAGTAGTGGCTTGTTTATAATTATCTCTCTGTAAAATTGTTCGATCATTTCTGGCTTTTGATAGTGTGCTGTAAGTAATGGATATTGATAGACATATTTTGAAGGCGATTCCCTTTTTGAGAGGAAATTTATTGTTGTTTCGGCGCCCCAAACTAGAACATAATCATTATCATTAGTATTATTCAAAACAGTTGTTATTATGTTAGATCCACTGATTTTGTCTGGTTTATAATTGCAGTGAATAGATACTATCGGAGATGTGAGGAGTGCTGTAATTAGTATTATGTAGTACATATTGTTTATATTAAATGAATATTTTTTAATAGGATTTATATCCTGGTGGGATTTATCTTGTGATAACAGTGTGTAAAAAAAGTATGTCGTGAGTATTGCGAATGATGGTAAACAACTCATGAAATAATGCCCATATCCCCTACCGGAATATCCAATTAATACTAATTCTAGGGGCAAATCTATTAGGGCAATGATAAGTATTATCCTTATATTTTTGATATTTTTTTTTAGAATCATTGTTTGATAGAGTCCATAAACCCAAATTCCAGTTAATATTATTAGAAAAAGTTGATTTATAGTGGAGCCATAAATAATCGATTGAAATTTTGTCAATATTGGAGTTGCTGAGTAACATGCATTATAGATTACTACAGCATCATATAATTCATAAAATGCTTGTTTATAGGAGAAGTAGATACTCATGATGATTATTGGAATAAAAGTTCCAAATGAAATTAGTATGGAATACTTACATCCTTTAGTTATTTTATCTGCTGGCGGTAACAGGATAAATATGGCGGCAATTACTGAAACTGTTATACCAAATAGATTTGGCTTAAGTAACATTAAAATTCCTGAAAATAAACCAATAATGAAATAGAGCCCTATGATATTCTTTGAATATGCATAATAATATATTAGTAGGATCAGAAATTGAAGTGGTAGCGCATATTCTGTTGTAAGATTTCCACCTTGTATAAGTGTCGAAAAGCAAGATATCCACAATACCGAGCCGAGGAGTGCACATTTAATATTAAATATATGTATAAGTAATTTAAAACAGACTAAACTTGCAATAAGCAGGGATATTAGTTCAACAAACCAAACTCCCCAAAGAGAGCCTTGTCCTATTAACAATCCGAATGCATTAATATAGAATATTGCAGGGGGTTTATGATCCCAGATGTCTAAATAGGGCGTTTTTCCTTCCAAAATTTGTTGGCCGATATACAGGAAGACACCGGAATCTCTGCTTGGAATTGGATGTAAGGGCGGTGTCAGGGGAATCAGTATAGATACAATAATTGCTATTATTACGATTAATGATGCCAATAATGGCGTCTTTAGTATATTGTTTGATTTTTTACTACGTTTTGTAGGCATATGTCACATCTAGTCTTGCTTTTTTAAATCGATAATCCTCTAGAAACTGCTAAATATTTGTGAATATCCTTTAACCAGTGATAGACACTTATATTGTTAATTTATTCAAACATGTCAATATTTCTTCGAATCGATCCATGGTAAATATTAATTATTTTTTGAGATATAATTTGCCCTGAGAACTGGTTGCTATATTTGATGATGGATTGTGGTTTCCATGATCTGTCAAGGGTAAAAATTATTTTTTCAGCCAATTCTCTGGAAGAACTTGAGGAGCATACCAATCCATAGTCATTAGATATGATAATTTCTCGAACACCCCCCACATCACTCCCCACAAACGGCCTCCCGCACCCAAGGCACTCAAACATCACCGTCGGGTTCCCCTCATTCAAACTCGGCAGCACAAACACATCGCATGCATTCATCCATATCGGGATCTCCTCATGCGGCTTCCCCCCCACAAAGCGAACATGCTCCTCCAGCCCGAGAGCCCGGACCTGCCTCTCAAGCCTTCCCCTCAGCGGCCCTGACCCCACGATCACGCAGAGCACATCCTGCCGCTCCTTCACCACCTCAGCCATCGCCTCCACAAGGTAGCGGTGCCCCTTCACCTCGACAAGGTTGCCGACCGCAAGCAGGATCTTTCTGTCCGGAGGGAGACCCAGCGTCCGCCGGCACTCTGCCTGATCGCGCGGGTAGAAGAGGTCTGACCTGAAGCCGTTGGGGATGACATGGACCTGCTTTGTGATCCCGAGGCTCCTGATGCACTCCTCGTTCTTCCTGCTCACCGTGATGATCGCATCGGCGGCTTCGAGTGTCCGAACGATTCGATCTCTCCACTCCTGATCCCTGAAGGGGAGATCATAGATATCGTAGCCGTGGGCGGTTACCACAAGGGGTATGCCATACTTCTCCTTCAGGAGCGCCCCGGCATACCCGTTCGGCCAGAGGAAGTGGGCATGGATAAGGTCGCACTCGATCTGTTTCTTCTGTATCAAATCGTCAACCGCCCTGAACAAGCGGTCTCCAAGAGACTTTTTCATCAGATCAAGGGGGAGATAGGGAAGGTTACAGGGATGTACAAAAATATTCTCCGGCAAATGCGATAGGTCCAGGATCGAACGCAGCCTGAACGGTTTCAGGCGCTGTACAGGCAGATAGTCTGCAATCTCGGCAAGCGTATTGTGGCAGACACAGACATCCACCCGCTCAAACTCTGGTGCGATGCCCTCGGTCTGATCTTTTACAAAGGTGAGATAGTGATCTGACAGCACCATCAGAGAACTTTTCTTGCCATCCATCTTCCGCCCTCTAGAATGAGAGATATAAATTCCCCCTTCCTTATGTGTCCGATGACCTGACT from Methanofollis liminatans DSM 4140 encodes:
- a CDS encoding ArnT family glycosyltransferase; the encoded protein is MPTKRSKKSNNILKTPLLASLIVIIAIIVSILIPLTPPLHPIPSRDSGVFLYIGQQILEGKTPYLDIWDHKPPAIFYINAFGLLIGQGSLWGVWFVELISLLIASLVCFKLLIHIFNIKCALLGSVLWISCFSTLIQGGNLTTEYALPLQFLILLIYYYAYSKNIIGLYFIIGLFSGILMLLKPNLFGITVSVIAAIFILLPPADKITKGCKYSILISFGTFIPIIIMSIYFSYKQAFYELYDAVVIYNACYSATPILTKFQSIIYGSTINQLFLIILTGIWVYGLYQTMILKKNIKNIRIILIIALIDLPLELVLIGYSGRGYGHYFMSCLPSFAILTTYFFYTLLSQDKSHQDINPIKKYSFNINNMYYIILITALLTSPIVSIHCNYKPDKISGSNIITTVLNNTNDNDYVLVWGAETTINFLSKRESPSKYVYQYPLLTAHYQKPEMIEQFYREIIINKPLLIIDTSHTNAIVPPINNTKREKWINQRADSTYSWIYDLEHIINYIESKYEILDIIHPSGWVVYKIRSVESRTCQEYESHLSH
- a CDS encoding glycosyltransferase family 4 protein; this translates as MDGKKSSLMVLSDHYLTFVKDQTEGIAPEFERVDVCVCHNTLAEIADYLPVQRLKPFRLRSILDLSHLPENIFVHPCNLPYLPLDLMKKSLGDRLFRAVDDLIQKKQIECDLIHAHFLWPNGYAGALLKEKYGIPLVVTAHGYDIYDLPFRDQEWRDRIVRTLEAADAIITVSRKNEECIRSLGITKQVHVIPNGFRSDLFYPRDQAECRRTLGLPPDRKILLAVGNLVEVKGHRYLVEAMAEVVKERQDVLCVIVGSGPLRGRLERQVRALGLEEHVRFVGGKPHEEIPIWMNACDVFVLPSLNEGNPTVMFECLGCGRPFVGSDVGGVREIIISNDYGLVCSSSSSRELAEKIIFTLDRSWKPQSIIKYSNQFSGQIISQKIINIYHGSIRRNIDMFE
- a CDS encoding SDR family oxidoreductase codes for the protein MKYIITGGAGFIGSNLSEELAQHHDVIILDNISTGRMENLQGLIKRGDVAFVRGDINDTPLLENLFTDADGVFHQAALPSVQRSVKNPMATHEANVTGTLNVLLAARDAGVRKVVMASSSSVYGNTPTLPKHEGMIPSPLSPYAVSKIADEYYASVFSDLYGLQTVCLRYFNVFGPHQDPNSQYAAVIPNFVKQILAGRPPVIYGDGGQTRDFTYIKNVVQANIKSMENDAQGAFNIACGERIDLLTLARTIMEIVGTDVEPVHEAPRPGDVRDSLADISRAQAAFGYAPQYDLKAGLKETIAWFRNH
- a CDS encoding nucleotide sugar dehydrogenase, with the protein product MVQESLKDKTVCVVGLGYVGLPLAEAFAQKINTIGYEIVEEKARHIAETTKAPLHVTSDPKEIKKADFVSICVPTPVKKTKEPDLYFVESAAHTVGHNLKPGAIVVLESTVYPGVTDEIVRPILEQESGLVCGKDFKVGYSPERINPGDEAHELAKITKIVAGMDTESGDTLADLYGLITTVYRAPDIRTAEAAKVIENIQRDLNIALMNELSLIFHKMGIDTQEVIKAAGTKWNFHQYRPGLVGGHCIPVDPYYLVYKAQELGYHPQVILAGRAINDSMPGHVADMAIKELNRAGKVIRDSKVLIMGLTYKENVPDTRESPVSEMIHELKEFDVDVYGYDPLLSDDQIEGFGVKTVDNLNIRMDCVIVVVAHDRFRKMSLDDIGSFMNESPVLIDVRGIFNGEIAVRAGYYYQRV